The Actinotalea sp. JY-7876 sequence AGCGCCTTGCGCGCGTCGCCGCCCGCGAGCCGCAGGAGGTGCTCCTCGGCGTCCTCGGCCAGCTCCACGCTCCCCCCGAGCCCGCGCTCGTCCGCCACCGCACGCCGGACCAGCGTGCGGACGTCGTCGGTCGTGAGGGGACGCAGGGTCAGCAGGAGCGAGCGCGACAGCAGGGGCGAGTTCACCGAGAAGCTCGGGTTCTCCGTGGTCGCCGCCACCAGCGTGACCCAGCGGTTCTCGACGCTGGGCAGGAGCGCGTCCTGCTGCGTCGTGGAGAAGCGGTGCACCTCGTCGATGAACAGGACGGTCTCGGCGCCGCCCGTCGCGAGGCGCCGCCGGGCGTCTTCGACGACTGCCCGCACGTCCTTGACGCCGGACGTCACGCCCGAGAGCTCGACGAACCGGCGGCCCGACGTCGCCGCGACGAGGTAGGCGAGCGTCGTCTTGCCCGTCCCGGGCGGCCCCCAGAGCACGACCGACGACGGCGCGGCACGGCGCGAGGCGTCGTCCGCGGGCTCGACGAGGCGCCGCAGCGGGGAGCCGGGCGCGAGGAGGTGCTGCTGGCCGGCCACCTCGGCGAGCACGCGCGGCCGCATCCGCACGGCGAGCGGTGTGCTGCTGCTGACGCCCGGGAGCCCCTGCCCCGTGGAGGTGGTGGCGTCGAACAGGTCCATGCCCGGAGCCTACGCACGCGACCGGTGCCGGCGTGCCGCAGCCAGGGCCGGGACGCACCTCACGGCGGCTCGCGGTGCGTGGTGGTGCGCGAGCCTGGGATGCTGGCCGTGTGTTCGACACCCTCGGCCGCGTCATCGCGCGTCACCCACGTCGCACGATCGTCGTCTGGGCGGTCCTCGCCGTGCTCTGCTTCGCCCTCGCGCTCGTCGGGGTCGGCGGGCAGAACCTCTTCGAGCGCCTGTCGACGGGCGCCCCGCAGGTGCCGGGCTCCGAGAGCGCGCAGGCGGACGACATCCTCGCCGACGCCGCCACCACGGGGCCGAGCCTGACGCTCGCCGTCGAACGCATCGACCCGCTCGCGCCCGACGTCGCCGAGCCGCTCGCCGCGGCACGCGAGGAGCTGCTGGCGATCGACGGGGTCGGGGCCGTGATCGACCCCTACATGCTCCCGGAGGGCCCGCAGAGCCCGGCCGTCGCCCCGCTGCTCGCGGCCGACGGCGAGGGCTTCCTCGTCGTCGTCGAGCTCGAGCCCGACCTGAGCGAGACCCGCCAGGACACGGCGCTCGCCGAGGTGCAGGACCGGCTCGAGGGCCTCGTCGGCGCCCTGGCCGACGTCGACCCGGACGTCACCGGGCAGGTGGGCGGCACGTCCCTGATCTTCGAGGAGATCACGGGGCAGGTCGAGAAGGACCTCGCGACGGGCGAGGCCGTGGCGCTGCCCATCGCGCTGCTGGTCATGGTGCTCGTGTTCGGCGGCTTCCTGTCCGCCGCGATGCCCATGGCGGGCGCGATCGCCTCGATCGCCGGCGGCCTCGGCGCGGTCTACGGGCTGTCGCACTGGCTCGACATGGACTCCTCGGTCGTCAACGTCGTGACCCTGCTCGGCCTCGGGCTCTCCATCGACTACGGCCTGCTGATCGTGTCCCGCTTCCGCGAGGAGCTGTCCGCCCTCGACGAGCCCACCACCGGGCGCCGGCGCCGCGGGCGGGGCGACCCCGCGGTCGAGGCCGCCCTGCGCCGCACCATGCAGACGGCGGGGCGCACCGTGGCGTTCTCGGCGCTCACCGTGGCGATCTCGATCCTCGGCCTGGTCGTCTTCGAGCCGGCGATCCTGCGCGCCTTCGGCTCGGCGGGCGTCGCCGTGATCCTCGTGGCCGTCTCGACGGCCCTCACCCTCGTGCCCGCCCTGCTGGTGCTCGCGGGGCGCCGGCTCGTGCGCCCGGGCCTGATCAGCCGCGTCCCCGGCCTGCGCCGCGTCCTGGAGCGCACGGGCGACGTCGTCTCGGAGGAGGGCGTCTTCTCACGCCTCGCCGCGTGGGTGCAGCGCCGGCCCTGGCTCGTGCTGGTCGGGAGCATCGCGGTCCTGGGGCTGCTCGCGTCGCCGGCCGCGCACATGGAGCTCCGCAACTCCACGGTGGAGCTCCTCCCCCGCAACTCCGACCAGCGCGCGTACGTCCAGACGATCGGCGAGAACTACCCCGCCTCGGCGACGCCCGCGGTCGTGGTGGTCGCCCAGGGCCCGCTCGAGGAGGTCGCCGCGTGGGCCGAGGGCCTCGCGGAGCTGGACGAGGTCGCCTCCGTGGACCCGCCGGCGCCGACCGGCGCCTACGTGGTCGTGGGCGTCCGCCCGGACACCGACGACGCCGGCGGAGCGGTCGCCCGCGCCGTCGTCGACGAGGTGCGGGCCGTCGACGCGCCCTTCCCCGTCTGGGTCACCGGGCAGGCGGCCAACCAGATCGACTTCACCGGCGCCCTCGCCGACCGCGCACCGTGGGCCGCCGGCATCGTGGTGCTGGCCACCTTCGTGCTGCTGTTCCTCATGACCGGGTCGCTGGTCATCCCGCTCAAGGCGCTGCTGACCAATGCGCTCTCGCTGCTCGCCTCGCTCGGCGTGCTCGTGTGGGTGTTCCAGGACGGCCACCTCGCCGACCTGCTGCGGTTCACGCCGACGGGCGGGATCGAGACGTACGTCGTGGCGCTCGTCATCGCGTTCGGCTTCGGCCTCGCGATGGACTACGAGGTGTTCCTGCTCTCGCGGATCAAGGAGCTGTGGGACGGCGGTGCCACCAACGACGACGCCGTGCGCCTCGGGCTGCAGCGGTCCGGCCGGATCATCACGTCCGCCGCGCTGATCATCATCGTGGTGTTCGCCGGCTTCGTGGTCGGCGAGCTGCTGGTGATCAAGGAGGTGGGCTTCTCGCTCGCCGTCGCCGTGCTCATCGACGCGACCCTGGTCCGGATGCTGCTCGTCCCGGCCACCATGACGCTGCTCGGGAAGTACAACTGGTGGGCCCCCGGTCCCCTGCGGCGCCTCCAGCAGCGCGTCGACCTCGCCCACTGAGGAGTCCCGTGCCCACGCCCGAGACGCCACCCCGTTTCGGCGCCCGCCTGCTGCTGGCCGGCGTCCTGACGCTCTGGGCCGGGCTCCACGCGACCACCATGCTCGTCGCTGCCCTCCGCGGCGGGGAACCCCTGGACGCCATGCGGTGGTGGTCGACGGGGCTCGTCACCGCGGGCCTGGCGGCAGCCGCCGTGTGGGCGTGGAGGCGGGTCGCCACCGCACGCGGCTCGGGCGGCCCCCGGCCCGGCACGAGCGACGCGTCCGGTCCCACGGACGCCGGACGCCCCCGTCACCGCGGGTTCAGCGGCGAGATCGAGCCGCCGCGCCGCTGGTGAGCCTCAGGTCGGTGGGCGGCGCGCACCGAGCGGGCCGAAGGACGCGAACTCCGCCTCGGTGACGAAGCCCAGGCGCTCGTACAGGCGCCGGGCCACGTCGTTGTCGGCGAACATGCCCAGGGACACCCAGGTGGCGCCCTCGCGCAGGCCCGCGCGCGTCACCGCGGCCGTGAGGGCGGCGCCCAGGCCCCGGGACCGCGCCTCGGGCCGCACCCCGAGCCCGTGCAGGTGCCAGGAGTGGTCGTCGTCGTTCCGGCCGCCGCGCAGCGCCGCGCCGACGACGCCGACCAGCCGGTGGCCGTCGCGCACGCCGTACCAGGCGGCCTCCTCGTGCCCGAGCGGGTCGGCGGTCGTGCCGGGGTTCGCTGCGGCGAGGCACGCGCGGATCGCCGCGTCGTCGGCGCGCGGGTCCAGGCGCGCGACGACGTCCTCGGCGTCCGTGCGGGGCGGCTCCGCCTCGGTCGCCAGCCAGTCCCAGGTCGAGAACGGGGCGAGACCCAGGCGGTCCAGCACCGCGGGGTCGACGTCGTCGCCGCGCGGCAGGCTCATCCAGCCGACAGCCGTGTCCGCGCCGGCGGCGGACCGCCGCGCGACCCGGTCGCGCACCAGCTCGCGGGCCGCGTGCGCGTCGCCGCGGGCCAGGAGCGTCGTGCGCTGCTCGCGCACGACGGCGACGAGCACCGCGTCGCGCGGGTCGGGTGACGTCTCGACCTCGACTGTCGCCCAGCGCACCCGGTCGCCCAGGAGCATCCGGTCCTGGCGCCAGGCGGGGCCGAAGGCGTCGGCGCCGACCCCGGTCAGGCGCCCGCTCCCTGCGCGCCCTCCGCCGCCGGGCCGCCTCCGGCGGGGGACGGACGTCCGCCCACCGGTGCGTTCGCCGCCGCCTTGCCCTCGGGCTTCGCATCCACGCCGGCCTCCTTGCGCTGCTCGGCCGTGATGGGTGCCGGGGCACCCGTCAGGGGGTCGTAGCCGCCGCCCGACTTGGGGAACGCGATGACGTCGCGGATGGACTCCGAGCCGGTGAGCAGCGTGAGGATGCGGTCCCAGCCGAACGCGATGCCGCCGTGCGGCGGCGCGCCGAACGCGAACGCGTCGAGGAGGAAGCCGAACTTCTCCTGCGCCTCCTGCTCGCCGATGCCCATGACCTCGAACACGCGCTGCTGGACGTCCCGGCGGTGGATACGGATCGAGCCGCCACCGATCTCGTTCCCGTTGCAGACGATGTCGTAGGCGTAGGCGAGCGCGTTGCCCGGGTCCTCCTCGAACCGGTCGATCCAGTCCGGCGTGGGGGACGTGAAGGCGTGGTGCACCGCCGTCCACGAGCCACCGCCGACGGCGACGTCGTCGTCCTCGCCCGTCGGCTTGAACAGGGGCGCGTCCACGACCCACACGAACGACCACTGCGAGTCGTCGATGAGGCCGACGCGACGGCCGATCTCCAGGCGCGCCGCGCCGAGGAGCGCGCGCGCCTCGGACACCTTCCCGGCCGCGAAGAAGACGCAGTCGCCGGGGCTCGCGCCGACGGCCTGCACCAGACCGGCACGCTCGGCGTCGGACAGGTTCTTGGCGACCGGGCCGCCGAGCTCGCCGTCCTCGCCCACCGTGACGTAGGCGAGGCCCTTGGCGCCGCGCTGCTTGGCCCACTCCTGCCACGCGTCGAACGTGCGGCGGGGCTGCGAGCCGCCCCCGGGCATGACGACGGCGCCGACGTACGGCGCCTGGAACACGCGGAAGGGCGTCTCGCGGAAGTAGTCGGTGAGCTCGACCAGCTCGAGGCCGAAGCGCAGGTCCGGCTTGTCGCTGCCGTAGCGCGCCATGGCGTCGGCGAAGGTCATGCGCGGGATCGGCGTCGGGATCGTGTACCCGATGAGCTCCCACAGCGCGACGAGCACCTGCTCGGCCAGCGCGATGACGTCGTCCTCCTCGACGAAGCTCATCTCGACGTCGAGCTGGGTGAACTCCGGCTGGCGGTCGGCGCGGAAGTCCTCGTCGCGGTAGCAGCGGGCGATCTGGTAGTAGCGCTCCATGCCGGCGACCATGAGCAGCTGCTTGAACAGCTGCGGCGACTGCGGCAGGGCGTACCAGGAGCCGGGCGAGAGCCGGGCGGGGACGACGAAGTCGCGCGCACCCTCGGGCGTCGAGCGCGTGAGGGTGGGCGTCTCGATCTCCACGAAGTCCTGGGCGTCCAGGACGCGGCGCGCCGCCGCGTTGGCCTGGGCGCGCAGCCGCAGCGCGCGGGCCGGCGCCGGGCGGCGCAGGTCGAGGTAGCGGTACTTCAGGCGCGCCTCCTCGCCGACCGTCTCGTCGAGCGCAGAGGAGACCTGGAACGGCAGGGGCGCCGACTCGTTCAGGACGACGACCTCGGCGGCCGTCACCTCGACCTCGCCGGTCGCGAGGTTCGTGTTCTCGTTGCCCTCCGGGCGGCGGCCGACCTCGCCGGTCACCTGGAGCACGTACTCGTTGCGCAGACCGTGCGCGACGGCCTCGTCTCGGATCACGACCTGGGCGATGCCCGAGGCGTCGCGCAGGTCGATGAAGGCCACGCCACCGTGGTCGCGCCGCCGGTCGACCCAGCCCGTGAGCGTGACGGTCTGACCGATGTGCTCGGCTCGCAGGGAGCCGGCGGTGTGGGTGCGGAGCACGGTCGTCCTTCCAGACGGGTTCTGCGGTACGGGTGGTGCGCGTGGGCCGACGTCGTCGGGCCCCGACGAGTCTAGTGGCGGGCCACGCGGCAGACTGGCGCTCGCCCCACGTCACCAGGAGGAACCCATGGCCCGCCGCATCGCCACCGCCGACCGCGTCGACCGCGAGCAGCTGCTCGAGTTCCTGCGCCCGCGCCACCACGCCGTCCTGCTCACCCGCCGGCGCGACGGCAGCCCGCAGATGTCACCCGTCACCTGCGGCGTGGACGACGCCGGGCGCGTGGTCGTCTCGACCTACCCGGACCGCGCGAAGGCGGTCAACGCCCGCCGGGACCCCGCCGTGAGCCTGTGTGTGGTCTCGGACGACTGGGACCCGTGGGTCCAGGTCGACGGCACCGCCGAGGTGCTCGACCTGCCGGACTCCGTCGAACCGCTCGTCGAGTACTACCGCAACATCGCGGGCGAGCACCCGGACTGGGACGAGTACCGCCGGGCGATGGTCGACCAGGGCAAGTCGATCATCCGGGTCACGATCGAGCGGTGGGGCCCCGTCGCCACCGGCGGCTTCCCGGCGCGGCTCGCGCAGTCCTGACACCCGCGGACGGTTCGCCCCCAGGACGCGCGCGGTTCGCGGGCCGGACGCACCATGGGGAGATGAGCGAGCACACGAGCACGGGACACGACGCGACGAGCGAGCCGGGCGGGGCCGACGAGGTCGCCGCCGCGCACGGGGACGGCGCGTCGGCCGACACGGCGGGCATGGGCGACGAGGGCGTGGCCATCGGCCTGGGCGAGCCGTCCAGCTTCGAGCCGGAGGAGGACACAGCGCCCCTGCCGGACGAGCAGGGCTGACCGCGCCTCAGAAGAGCGCCGGCTGCATGGGCCCGACGTCGAGCGCGGCCGGGGCGCGGTCCGCGTCCCAGCCCGCCATGCTCCCGAGCGGGTACGAGCCCTCCTCTGCTCGCACGGCACCGTCGGCGGCCCGGTGGTCCGACGTCGCGAAGCCGTGGCGCTCCAGCAGCGGCCGCAGTCGCGCGTGCAGCCAGTCCTTGTACTCGGCGGAGACGTACGCGCCCGATCCGTAGAGCCTGCGGTAGCGACCCACGAGGTCCGGCCGCTCGGACGCGAGCCAGCGCAGGAACCACGGCTTGACCGACCCGCGCAGGTGCAGCGGCAGCGCCGTGACGCCGGTGGCGCCCGCGGCCGCGAGCTCGGTGAGGAGCGCGTCGAGGTGCTCGACGGAGTCCGTGAGCCAGGGCATGACCGGCGCGACGAGGACGCCGCACGGCAGGCCGGCGTCGCGCAGCGCACGGATCAGGTCGAGGCGCGCTCGGGGCGTCGGGGTGCCCGGCTCCACGGACTGCTGGAGCCCGGAGTCGAGCACCGCGAGCGAGATCGCCATGCCGACCGGCACGCGGCGCTGGGCCTCGGCGAGCAGGGGGATGTCCCGTTTGAGGAGCGTGCCCTTGGTGAGGATCGAGAACGGCGTACCGGACGACGCCAGCGCGTCGATGATCCCCGGCATCAGCCGGTAGCGGCCCTCGGCCCGCTGGTACGGGTCGGTGTTGGTCCCGAGCGCGACGTGCTCCCGGCGCCACGACGGCCGCGCCAGCTCCGCGCGCAGGACCTCGACGACGTTGGTCTTGACGACGATCTGCGTCTCGAAGTCCCGCCCCGCGTCGAGGTCGAGGTACTCGTGCGTGGGCCGGGCGAAGCAGTACACACACGCATGGAGGCATCCGCGCATCGGGTTGATCGTCCAGCGGAAGGGCATGGACGACGCCGCAGGCACCTTGTTGAGCGCGCTCCTGGCCGCCACCTCGTGGAACGTCACCCCGGCGAAGTCCGGCGTCCGCACGCTGCGGACGAGGCCCTGGAGGGCCAGGTCCGGGCGCGCGAGGTCAGGGAGCGCGCCGTCGTCGGCGCCGATCCGCTGGCCGTCCCACCTCATGCGAGGCAGTCGAACACGCGTTCGACCGCCTCGTCAAGCGGTCACTCCGTGGCGGCGACGCGCGGCAGCAGGTCCTCGGCGGGCGGGGCCCACACGGCGGCGTCGGCGTCGACCTGCTCGCCGCTGCGGATGTCCTTGACCTGGTCGACGGCCTGCGGCTCGGCGGAGGGGTCGGCCGGGAACCAGACGAACGGGATGCCCCGCCGGTCCGCGTGCCGGATCTGCTTGCCGAACTTCGCGGCCGCGGGCGCCACCTCGACCGGGATGCCGCGGGCCCGCAGCGCGACCGCGACCGCGTCGCTCGCCGCACGCGTCTCCTCGGAGGTGACCGCGACGAGCACCGCGCTCGGCACCGACCGCGTGGCACGGACGAGGCCGCCCGCGAGCAGGCGCGAGACCAGCCGCGAGACGCCGACCGACAGGCCGACACCCGGGTAGGTGTTCGCGCCGTCGGACGCGAGCGCGTCGTAGCGACCGCCCGAGCAGATCGACCCCAGGTCCTCGTGCCCCACCAGCACGGTCTCGTAGACGGACCCGGTGTAGTAGTCCAGGCCGCGGGCGATCTTGAGGTCGGCGACGATCACGCCGCGCGCGCGCCGCGCCGCCGAGGCCATGAGGGCGCCGAGCTCGGCGAGCCCTTGGTCGAGCAGCTCTCCCCCGGCACCGTGGCGCTCGGCGAGCCCTCGCACGTCCTGCACCACCGACTCGTCCTCACCGCGCACCGCGGCGAGCTCGAGCATCGCGGCCGCCTGGGCGTCGTCGGCACCCGCCTGGTCGCGCAGGAGCGTCGCGACGGCGTCGGCGCCGATCTTGTCGAGCTTGTCGAGCGAGCGGAGCACCGGCTCCACGTCCGCGAGGCCCAGGCCGAGCGCGAAGCCCTCCATGACCCGGCGGTTGTTGACGAGGATCCGCACGGGCGGCACGCCGACGTCGCGCAGCGCGGCGAACGCCTCCGCGATGACCAGCGGGAGCTCCACCTCCAGGTGATAGGGCAGCTCGCCCTGGCCGACGACGTCGATGTCCGCCTGCGTGAACTCGCGGAAGCGCCCCTCCTGCGGGCGCTCGCCGCGCCAGACCTTCTGGATCTGGTAGCGGCGGAAGGGGAAGGCGAGCTTCCCGGCGTTCTCGAGCACGTACCGCGCGAAGGGCACCGTGAGGTCGAAGTGCAGTCCCAGGCCCGCGCCCTCGCCGCCGGCGGCCGGGTCCTCCTGGAGCCGGTGCAGCGTGTAGACCTCCTTGGAGGTCTCGCCCTTGCGCAGGAGCTGGTCGAGCGGCTCGACCGCGCGGGTCTCGATGCCGGCGAACCCGTGGAGCTCGAACGTGCGCCGCAGGACGTCGAGCACGTGCTGCTCGACCAGGCGCTCCGCGGGGAGCCACTCGGGGAAACCGGACAGGGGTGTGGGACGGGCCATGGTGCCCGATCCTAGGTCGCGCGCAGGTACGGGTTGGTCGCCAGCTCCACCGCGATGGTCGACGTCCCGCCGTGCCCGGGGTGGATGACCGTCGCCGGGTCGAGGCGGGCGAGCCGGCTCAGGGTGCGCGCCATGGCGTCGCCGTCGCCTCCGGGCAGGTCGGTGCGACCCATCGTCCCCGCGAAGAGGACGTCGCCGGTCAGGGCAGCCGGGACCCCGTCGTCACCGGTCACGAGGTAGACGGTCGATCCCTGCGTGTGACCGGGGCTGTGCAGCGCTCGGAGCTCCACGGCGGCGTCGCCGCGGCCGACGACGAGCGGCACCGGCTCGCCCGGGTCGGCGGCGAAGGTCACGACGTCGCGCGGCGCCGGCGGCGCGCCGCCGGCCAAGGCTGCGAGCTGGTCACCGAGCGGTCCCAGGGACCCGAACGGGTCCTCGAGGCGGTACGCGTCCTCGACGTGCACGTGCACCGCGACGCCGAGGCGCTCCCCCAGCTGCGCCGCGTCCCACGTGTGATCGACGTGACCGTGGGTCAGGAGCACGCCCGCGGGCCGCCAGCCCTCCCGCTCGACGAGCGCGACGACGTCGTCGGCGACGCCCGCTCCCGGGTCGACGACCACGCAGCGGTCGTCGTCGACGAGCACGTGGCAGCAGGCGCCCAGCAGGGGGGCGACGAGGGTCCGCAGGATCACGTCCTCGAGCCTAGCCACGGACCGAGACCGGACCGTGACGTGCGGGGCCCCGTCCGCCGGGCTGAGGCGCTCCCCTGCTGCCTAGACTGTCCGCGGCCCGACGACGCGCGGGTGATCATGCGGCTCGGTCCCCGGGCCGCTCGTGCGGGCCCCCGCGCGCGAGAGACGGGAGTGGTGGTGGCGCCGAGCAAGCGCGAGCGGGAGTACGCCCGACGACGCCACGAGAAGTGGCTCGCCCGGCAGGCCGAGCTCCAGGCGCAGCGTCGCCGTCGGCGCATCATCACGGGTGCGGTGCTGGGCGCCGTGGCCCTCGTCGCCCTCGTCGCGCTCGTCGTCTGGAACAGCCAGAGCGCGGACGACTCGAGCAGGACGGGCACGAGCCCGACGCCCACCGCCGAGCCGACGACCACCCCGGAGCCGACGACGGCCGACGATCCCGCGGCGGCCCCGCCGGACCCGGCGCTCGCGGAGAACCGCACGTGGACCGGCCGGCTGACCACGACGGCCGGGGACCTGGTGCTCGAGCTCGACGGCGCCGCGGCGCCGCAGGCCGTCGCCTCGTTCGTCACGCTGGCGCGCGAGGGGTTCTTCGACGGCACCACCTGCCACCGCCTGACGACCACCGAGAGCGCCGGGATCGCCGTCCTGCAGTGCGGCGACCCGAACGGTGACGGCACGGGCGGGCCCGCGTACCGCTTCGGTCCGGTGGAGAACGCCCCCGCCGACGATGTCTACCCGGCCGGTACGGTGGCCATGGCGAGGACGGGCGAACCCGACAGCATGGGGAGCCAGTTCTTCCTCGTGCACGAGGACTCGACCATCCCCGCGGACAGCGTGGGCGGGTACACCGTGCTCGGACGGATCACCGAGGGCATGGACGTGCTGCAGTCCGTCGCCGATGCCGGCATCGCCGAGGGAACCGGTCAGACACCGGCGACCGAGGTCACCATCGAAGGAGTTGAGGTCCAGTGACCGAGCAGGAGCGCCCCGAGGGCACCCCGGAGACGACCACCGAGCCGCAGGCTCCGGTCGAGTCGCAGACCGAGACGCAGCAGGTGGCCGAGACGCCCGTCGAGGTGGTGGCGGAGACCACCGAGGCCACGGAGACCACCGAGGTCACGGAGGCCACCGAGGCCGCCGAGGTCACGGAGGCCGCCGAGGTCACCGAGACGGAGACGACCGGCGTCGCCGGCACCGACACGGAGACCCCGCTCGCCCAGGACACCGCGCCTGACGACGCGGCTGTCGCGGAGCCGGACGCGCCTGCCGCGGAGCCGGACGCGCCTGCCGCGGAGCCGGACGCGCCTGTCGCGGAGCCCTCCGAGGAGCCCGCGCCCGTCGAGGCGGCCGCGCCCGCGCAGGCCCCTGCGGCCGCCCAGGAAGCACCGGCCGCGCCGCGCCCGACCCCGCGGCCCGTCCCG is a genomic window containing:
- a CDS encoding PPOX class F420-dependent oxidoreductase produces the protein MARRIATADRVDREQLLEFLRPRHHAVLLTRRRDGSPQMSPVTCGVDDAGRVVVSTYPDRAKAVNARRDPAVSLCVVSDDWDPWVQVDGTAEVLDLPDSVEPLVEYYRNIAGEHPDWDEYRRAMVDQGKSIIRVTIERWGPVATGGFPARLAQS
- a CDS encoding MBL fold metallo-hydrolase; the protein is MILRTLVAPLLGACCHVLVDDDRCVVVDPGAGVADDVVALVEREGWRPAGVLLTHGHVDHTWDAAQLGERLGVAVHVHVEDAYRLEDPFGSLGPLGDQLAALAGGAPPAPRDVVTFAADPGEPVPLVVGRGDAAVELRALHSPGHTQGSTVYLVTGDDGVPAALTGDVLFAGTMGRTDLPGGDGDAMARTLSRLARLDPATVIHPGHGGTSTIAVELATNPYLRAT
- a CDS encoding Rv2578c family radical SAM protein, which gives rise to MRWDGQRIGADDGALPDLARPDLALQGLVRSVRTPDFAGVTFHEVAARSALNKVPAASSMPFRWTINPMRGCLHACVYCFARPTHEYLDLDAGRDFETQIVVKTNVVEVLRAELARPSWRREHVALGTNTDPYQRAEGRYRLMPGIIDALASSGTPFSILTKGTLLKRDIPLLAEAQRRVPVGMAISLAVLDSGLQQSVEPGTPTPRARLDLIRALRDAGLPCGVLVAPVMPWLTDSVEHLDALLTELAAAGATGVTALPLHLRGSVKPWFLRWLASERPDLVGRYRRLYGSGAYVSAEYKDWLHARLRPLLERHGFATSDHRAADGAVRAEEGSYPLGSMAGWDADRAPAALDVGPMQPALF
- the aspS gene encoding aspartate--tRNA ligase, which produces MLRTHTAGSLRAEHIGQTVTLTGWVDRRRDHGGVAFIDLRDASGIAQVVIRDEAVAHGLRNEYVLQVTGEVGRRPEGNENTNLATGEVEVTAAEVVVLNESAPLPFQVSSALDETVGEEARLKYRYLDLRRPAPARALRLRAQANAAARRVLDAQDFVEIETPTLTRSTPEGARDFVVPARLSPGSWYALPQSPQLFKQLLMVAGMERYYQIARCYRDEDFRADRQPEFTQLDVEMSFVEEDDVIALAEQVLVALWELIGYTIPTPIPRMTFADAMARYGSDKPDLRFGLELVELTDYFRETPFRVFQAPYVGAVVMPGGGSQPRRTFDAWQEWAKQRGAKGLAYVTVGEDGELGGPVAKNLSDAERAGLVQAVGASPGDCVFFAAGKVSEARALLGAARLEIGRRVGLIDDSQWSFVWVVDAPLFKPTGEDDDVAVGGGSWTAVHHAFTSPTPDWIDRFEEDPGNALAYAYDIVCNGNEIGGGSIRIHRRDVQQRVFEVMGIGEQEAQEKFGFLLDAFAFGAPPHGGIAFGWDRILTLLTGSESIRDVIAFPKSGGGYDPLTGAPAPITAEQRKEAGVDAKPEGKAAANAPVGGRPSPAGGGPAAEGAQGAGA
- a CDS encoding N-acetyltransferase, which encodes MLLGDRVRWATVEVETSPDPRDAVLVAVVREQRTTLLARGDAHAARELVRDRVARRSAAGADTAVGWMSLPRGDDVDPAVLDRLGLAPFSTWDWLATEAEPPRTDAEDVVARLDPRADDAAIRACLAAANPGTTADPLGHEEAAWYGVRDGHRLVGVVGAALRGGRNDDDHSWHLHGLGVRPEARSRGLGAALTAAVTRAGLREGATWVSLGMFADNDVARRLYERLGFVTEAEFASFGPLGARRPPT
- a CDS encoding MMPL family transporter, which translates into the protein MFDTLGRVIARHPRRTIVVWAVLAVLCFALALVGVGGQNLFERLSTGAPQVPGSESAQADDILADAATTGPSLTLAVERIDPLAPDVAEPLAAAREELLAIDGVGAVIDPYMLPEGPQSPAVAPLLAADGEGFLVVVELEPDLSETRQDTALAEVQDRLEGLVGALADVDPDVTGQVGGTSLIFEEITGQVEKDLATGEAVALPIALLVMVLVFGGFLSAAMPMAGAIASIAGGLGAVYGLSHWLDMDSSVVNVVTLLGLGLSIDYGLLIVSRFREELSALDEPTTGRRRRGRGDPAVEAALRRTMQTAGRTVAFSALTVAISILGLVVFEPAILRAFGSAGVAVILVAVSTALTLVPALLVLAGRRLVRPGLISRVPGLRRVLERTGDVVSEEGVFSRLAAWVQRRPWLVLVGSIAVLGLLASPAAHMELRNSTVELLPRNSDQRAYVQTIGENYPASATPAVVVVAQGPLEEVAAWAEGLAELDEVASVDPPAPTGAYVVVGVRPDTDDAGGAVARAVVDEVRAVDAPFPVWVTGQAANQIDFTGALADRAPWAAGIVVLATFVLLFLMTGSLVIPLKALLTNALSLLASLGVLVWVFQDGHLADLLRFTPTGGIETYVVALVIAFGFGLAMDYEVFLLSRIKELWDGGATNDDAVRLGLQRSGRIITSAALIIIVVFAGFVVGELLVIKEVGFSLAVAVLIDATLVRMLLVPATMTLLGKYNWWAPGPLRRLQQRVDLAH
- a CDS encoding peptidylprolyl isomerase, with amino-acid sequence MAPSKREREYARRRHEKWLARQAELQAQRRRRRIITGAVLGAVALVALVALVVWNSQSADDSSRTGTSPTPTAEPTTTPEPTTADDPAAAPPDPALAENRTWTGRLTTTAGDLVLELDGAAAPQAVASFVTLAREGFFDGTTCHRLTTTESAGIAVLQCGDPNGDGTGGPAYRFGPVENAPADDVYPAGTVAMARTGEPDSMGSQFFLVHEDSTIPADSVGGYTVLGRITEGMDVLQSVADAGIAEGTGQTPATEVTIEGVEVQ
- the hisS gene encoding histidine--tRNA ligase, with translation MARPTPLSGFPEWLPAERLVEQHVLDVLRRTFELHGFAGIETRAVEPLDQLLRKGETSKEVYTLHRLQEDPAAGGEGAGLGLHFDLTVPFARYVLENAGKLAFPFRRYQIQKVWRGERPQEGRFREFTQADIDVVGQGELPYHLEVELPLVIAEAFAALRDVGVPPVRILVNNRRVMEGFALGLGLADVEPVLRSLDKLDKIGADAVATLLRDQAGADDAQAAAMLELAAVRGEDESVVQDVRGLAERHGAGGELLDQGLAELGALMASAARRARGVIVADLKIARGLDYYTGSVYETVLVGHEDLGSICSGGRYDALASDGANTYPGVGLSVGVSRLVSRLLAGGLVRATRSVPSAVLVAVTSEETRAASDAVAVALRARGIPVEVAPAAAKFGKQIRHADRRGIPFVWFPADPSAEPQAVDQVKDIRSGEQVDADAAVWAPPAEDLLPRVAATE